One genomic region from Pseudomonadota bacterium encodes:
- a CDS encoding MaoC family dehydratase yields MTLRCLDDFVAGDVIDLGEVTLSQDDIVAFAERYDPQPFHTDPGAAATSIYGGLIASGWQTACLFMRLLATNLLNGSLSLGSGGLDDLRWLAPVHPGDRLSASIKIKKTRVSNSKPDRGIVTWRGSMRNQDGVEVMTIDATFMIGTGRS; encoded by the coding sequence GTGACACTTCGCTGCCTCGACGATTTTGTCGCCGGCGACGTCATTGATCTGGGCGAGGTAACGCTCAGCCAAGACGACATCGTTGCGTTCGCCGAACGATACGATCCACAGCCGTTTCATACCGATCCCGGTGCCGCGGCCACATCGATCTATGGCGGCTTGATCGCCAGTGGCTGGCAAACGGCCTGCCTTTTCATGCGTCTGCTTGCCACCAACCTGCTCAACGGGTCCTTGAGCCTGGGTTCCGGCGGGCTTGATGACCTGCGCTGGCTGGCGCCGGTCCATCCGGGCGACCGGCTGTCGGCGTCGATCAAGATCAAAAAGACCCGCGTCTCCAACAGCAAACCCGACCGCGGCATCGTGACCTGGCGCGGCTCGATGCGTAATCAGGACGGCGTTGAGGTCATGACCATCGACGCCACCTTCATGATCGGCACCGGCCGAAGCTAG
- a CDS encoding YqgE/AlgH family protein: MTGNTDYLEGHCLIAMPTMGDERFARTLVYMCAHNEDGAMGLVVNKPLDDLSFGDLLTQLGIDQGPAADAIRLHFGGPVETGRGFVLHSDDYSNDGTLPIAEGVSLTATVDVLRAMAQGAGPRRSLLALGYAGWAPGQLDAEIQGNGWLTCEADEELIFGQNLGAKWNKALGKIGIDPGMLTSDPGISGKPN, encoded by the coding sequence ATGACCGGCAACACCGACTATCTTGAAGGTCACTGTTTAATCGCCATGCCGACAATGGGCGATGAACGTTTTGCACGCACGCTCGTCTACATGTGCGCCCACAACGAAGACGGTGCGATGGGGTTGGTGGTCAACAAACCCCTGGATGACTTGAGTTTTGGCGATCTCTTAACCCAACTCGGTATCGATCAGGGTCCAGCGGCCGATGCCATTCGGTTGCACTTCGGCGGCCCGGTTGAGACCGGTCGTGGGTTTGTTCTGCATTCTGATGACTACTCCAACGACGGCACGCTGCCGATCGCCGAAGGCGTGTCGTTGACCGCGACGGTCGATGTGTTGCGTGCCATGGCGCAGGGCGCTGGACCGCGACGCAGCCTGTTGGCGCTGGGCTATGCGGGCTGGGCGCCGGGCCAACTTGATGCCGAAATCCAAGGCAATGGCTGGTTGACCTGCGAGGCTGACGAAGAGTTGATCTTCGGCCAGAACCTGGGCGCGAAGTGGAACAAGGCGCTGGGCAAGATCGGCATCGACCCCGGCATGCTGACATCCGATCCGGGCATCTCCGGCAAACCCAACTGA
- a CDS encoding peroxiredoxin: MTIKVGDKMPAGTMQTMTADGPQAVTTDELFGGKKVALFSVPGAFTPTCSAQHLPSFVNHAGDLKSKGVDTIACMAVNDAFVMGAWGDDQHAEGKVMMLADGSADYTKALGLEIDLDGYGMGLRGKRFSMVVDDGVVTQFNVDEDGYGSTSAETMLEQLG; this comes from the coding sequence ATGACGATCAAAGTAGGCGACAAGATGCCAGCGGGCACCATGCAGACAATGACGGCCGATGGCCCGCAGGCGGTCACCACCGATGAGTTGTTCGGTGGCAAGAAGGTTGCCCTGTTCTCTGTGCCCGGCGCCTTCACGCCGACCTGTTCGGCCCAACATTTGCCCAGCTTCGTCAACCACGCCGGCGACTTGAAGTCGAAGGGCGTTGATACCATCGCCTGTATGGCTGTGAACGACGCCTTTGTCATGGGTGCGTGGGGTGACGATCAGCATGCCGAGGGCAAGGTGATGATGCTGGCCGACGGCAGTGCCGACTACACGAAGGCGCTCGGTCTCGAAATCGACCTCGACGGTTACGGCATGGGGCTGCGCGGCAAGCGTTTTTCCATGGTGGTCGACGACGGTGTCGTAACGCAGTTCAACGTCGACGAAGACGGTTACGGCAGCACCAGCGCGGAGACGATGCTGGAGCAGCTCGGCTAG
- the rnhA gene encoding ribonuclease HI — MADTPVVIYTDGACSGNPGPGGWGALLHWRDAKKEINGGARETTNNRMELMAAIEALESLKRPSTIELFTDSTYVRDGITSWITRWKQNGWRTAAKKPVKNADLWQRLDSALARHNVTWHWVKGHDGDPGNERADALAREGMEPYR, encoded by the coding sequence ATGGCGGACACGCCTGTCGTTATCTACACCGACGGTGCGTGTTCGGGTAATCCCGGTCCCGGTGGTTGGGGCGCGCTGCTGCATTGGCGCGACGCCAAAAAGGAAATCAATGGCGGCGCGCGGGAGACCACCAACAATCGCATGGAACTGATGGCTGCGATCGAGGCGCTTGAATCGCTCAAGCGGCCGTCGACCATCGAGCTTTTTACCGACAGCACCTATGTGCGCGACGGTATCACCTCATGGATCACACGCTGGAAACAGAATGGCTGGCGCACGGCGGCCAAAAAGCCGGTGAAGAACGCCGACCTATGGCAGCGGTTGGACTCGGCGCTCGCACGTCACAACGTGACCTGGCATTGGGTCAAAGGCCATGACGGCGATCCCGGCAACGAGCGCGCCGACGCCCTGGCGCGCGAGGGCATGGAACCTTATCGGTAA
- a CDS encoding homoserine kinase → MAVYTDVAAEDVAAFLTEYDIGRVVSLKGIAEGVENSNYLLLTDRSPFILTLYEKRVREDDLPFFLGLMEHLADRGVPCPTPIHGRDGAALRTLNGRPAAIISFLNGVSPRRVRPEHCSALGSALAKLHLAGQDFSMTRPNDLCLSGWQSLAKQCLAQADEVMPGLGREIASEVEALESSWPEDLPSGVIHADLFCDNVFFEDDALTGLIDFYFACNDFFVYDVAICMNAWCFENEREFNVTKARQLLASYRQVRPFETGELDALPLLARGASLRFLLTRLFDWLHPVDGALVTPKDPLEYLRKLRFHQGVTSPTAYGLT, encoded by the coding sequence ATGGCTGTCTATACCGACGTCGCGGCAGAAGACGTTGCCGCCTTTCTGACCGAGTACGACATCGGCCGGGTCGTCTCGTTGAAGGGTATTGCCGAAGGCGTCGAGAACAGCAACTACCTGCTGCTGACCGATCGCTCGCCGTTCATTCTGACTCTCTACGAAAAACGCGTTCGCGAGGACGACCTGCCGTTCTTTCTTGGCCTGATGGAGCACCTTGCCGATCGCGGCGTGCCGTGCCCGACTCCGATCCACGGCCGGGACGGCGCGGCGTTGCGCACACTCAACGGACGGCCGGCGGCGATCATCTCGTTCCTGAATGGTGTCTCGCCGCGCAGGGTCAGGCCAGAACATTGTTCGGCCCTGGGAAGCGCCCTGGCCAAGTTACACTTGGCCGGCCAGGACTTTTCAATGACCCGGCCGAACGATCTTTGCTTGTCGGGATGGCAGAGCCTGGCCAAACAATGCCTTGCGCAGGCTGACGAAGTCATGCCGGGCCTGGGGCGCGAGATAGCTTCGGAAGTCGAAGCGCTGGAGAGCTCCTGGCCAGAGGACCTGCCATCAGGCGTCATTCATGCCGACCTGTTCTGCGACAACGTGTTCTTTGAAGACGATGCGCTGACTGGCCTGATCGACTTCTACTTCGCGTGCAACGACTTCTTCGTCTATGACGTGGCCATCTGCATGAACGCCTGGTGCTTCGAAAACGAACGCGAGTTCAACGTCACCAAAGCGCGACAACTGCTGGCGTCATACCGCCAGGTTCGCCCATTCGAAACCGGTGAGCTGGACGCGCTTCCCTTGTTGGCGCGCGGCGCATCGCTGCGATTTCTTCTGACCCGATTGTTCGATTGGCTGCATCCGGTCGACGGCGCGCTCGTCACGCCGAAGGACCCGCTGGAGTACCTGCGCAAGCTGCGCTTCCATCAGGGCGTGACGAGTCCAACAGCCTACGGTCTGACCTGA
- the ispH gene encoding 4-hydroxy-3-methylbut-2-enyl diphosphate reductase, with translation MLDASTKPRLTVLLASPRGFCAGVDRAIQIVEQAIAQHGAPVYVRHEIVHNRYVVEGLEKKGAIFVEELEEIPDDSRPVIFSAHGVPKSVPQEAKKRDLYYLDATCPLVSKVHIEAERHFSKDYQILLIGHRGHPEVIGTMGQLPEGTILLVESVEDAERIQPADDKDLAYITQTTLSIDDTAAIVEVLQRRFPNIEGPRKQDICYATTNRQQAVKAIAGRCDTVLVIGATNSSNSLRLVEVATHAGASNAFLVQRADDLARMALDDVTTLGITAGASAPEILVDEVLDHLRRRFELTIEEVEVTREDVHFKLPKALTA, from the coding sequence ATGTTGGATGCCTCCACAAAGCCCCGTTTGACCGTGCTGCTGGCCTCGCCCCGCGGTTTCTGCGCCGGCGTCGACCGTGCGATCCAGATCGTCGAACAGGCGATCGCCCAGCATGGCGCCCCGGTCTACGTCCGCCACGAAATCGTCCACAACCGCTACGTGGTAGAGGGGCTTGAGAAGAAAGGCGCGATCTTCGTCGAGGAACTGGAGGAGATCCCCGATGACAGCCGACCGGTCATCTTCTCCGCTCACGGCGTGCCCAAGTCGGTACCGCAGGAAGCCAAGAAGCGCGACCTCTATTACCTCGACGCAACCTGTCCACTGGTCAGCAAGGTGCATATCGAGGCCGAGCGTCACTTCTCCAAGGACTACCAAATCCTTCTGATCGGCCATCGCGGCCATCCGGAGGTGATCGGTACGATGGGTCAGTTGCCAGAGGGCACGATCCTGCTGGTCGAGAGTGTCGAGGACGCCGAACGTATCCAACCGGCGGACGACAAGGACCTAGCCTATATCACCCAGACGACTCTCTCGATCGACGATACAGCAGCAATTGTCGAGGTGCTGCAGCGGCGGTTCCCCAACATCGAGGGACCGCGCAAACAAGATATCTGCTATGCCACGACCAACCGCCAGCAGGCGGTCAAGGCGATCGCCGGGCGCTGCGACACAGTGCTGGTGATCGGCGCGACCAATTCATCGAACTCCCTGCGCCTGGTCGAGGTCGCGACACATGCCGGCGCATCGAACGCCTTCCTGGTTCAGCGCGCCGACGACCTGGCGCGCATGGCCCTTGACGACGTCACGACCCTGGGCATCACGGCTGGCGCATCGGCGCCTGAGATCCTGGTCGACGAGGTCCTGGACCATTTACGCCGACGTTTCGAGCTGACCATCGAGGAAGTCGAGGTGACGCGCGAAGACGTTCATTTCAAACTGCCCAAAGCGCTCACCGCCTGA
- a CDS encoding CDGSH iron-sulfur domain-containing protein: MADAVEIAQKEPYQLDLKKGEKYFWCSCGRSAKQPLCDGTHKGTGLTPMMIVADEDKTVWLCGCKHTAKSPYCDGTHSSL, from the coding sequence ATGGCGGATGCCGTCGAAATTGCGCAAAAGGAGCCTTATCAGCTCGATCTGAAGAAGGGTGAGAAGTACTTCTGGTGCTCCTGTGGGCGCAGCGCCAAGCAGCCGTTGTGCGACGGCACCCACAAAGGGACGGGCTTGACGCCCATGATGATCGTTGCCGATGAGGACAAGACGGTTTGGTTGTGTGGCTGCAAGCACACGGCCAAGTCGCCCTATTGCGACGGAACGCACAGTTCGCTTTGA
- the gcvT gene encoding glycine cleavage system aminomethyltransferase GcvT, translated as MQARDGLKKTPLYDLHVERGARMVPFAGYDMPVQYPTGILAEHRQTRESAGLFDVSHMGQVRLSAAGGRDAAASALETLVPAAMTTLQSGRMRYTQFTNEQGGILDDLMVTAMGDHLYLVINAACKDADIAHLQANLSDRCEIEVLSDRALLALQGPKAVAAFARLVPDCEQLSFMQAATWDLDGERLLVSRSGYTGEDGVEVSVPGHAAEALARRLLDMPEVEPIGLGARDSLRLEAGLCLYGHDIDTTTTPIEAGLIWSIQKARRDGGNFPGAAVIQRQIKDGTDRRLVGLKPEGRAPVRDGADLVDDDGNVIGTITSGGFGATVGGPVAMGYVPSDRAEPGQRLSAVVRGKTLPIDVTAMPFVPHRYHRN; from the coding sequence GTGCAGGCCAGGGACGGGTTGAAGAAGACGCCGCTCTACGATCTTCACGTCGAGCGGGGTGCGCGCATGGTGCCCTTCGCCGGTTACGATATGCCGGTCCAATATCCCACCGGTATCCTCGCCGAACATCGCCAGACCCGTGAGTCAGCAGGCTTGTTCGACGTCTCGCATATGGGGCAGGTCCGACTTTCGGCGGCAGGCGGCCGCGATGCGGCGGCCAGCGCGCTCGAAACCCTGGTGCCGGCCGCGATGACGACGCTTCAGTCCGGCCGAATGCGCTATACCCAATTTACCAACGAACAGGGCGGCATCCTGGACGACCTGATGGTGACCGCCATGGGCGACCACCTCTATCTGGTCATCAACGCCGCTTGCAAGGACGCGGACATCGCGCACCTTCAAGCGAACCTGAGCGATCGTTGCGAGATCGAGGTCCTCAGCGACCGCGCGCTCTTGGCACTGCAGGGCCCCAAGGCGGTGGCTGCGTTCGCCCGGTTGGTGCCCGACTGCGAACAGCTGAGTTTCATGCAGGCCGCGACCTGGGATCTGGACGGCGAGCGGCTGTTGGTCAGCCGCTCCGGCTATACGGGCGAGGACGGGGTCGAGGTCTCGGTACCCGGCCATGCCGCCGAGGCGCTGGCGCGTCGCCTGCTGGATATGCCGGAGGTCGAACCGATCGGACTGGGCGCGCGCGACAGTCTGAGGCTGGAGGCGGGCCTCTGCCTTTATGGCCACGACATCGACACCACGACGACACCGATCGAGGCGGGCCTGATCTGGTCGATCCAGAAGGCTCGGCGTGACGGCGGGAACTTTCCGGGTGCCGCGGTTATCCAGCGCCAAATCAAGGATGGCACGGACCGGCGTCTGGTTGGTTTGAAGCCGGAGGGTCGCGCGCCTGTGCGCGACGGCGCCGACCTGGTCGACGACGACGGCAACGTCATCGGCACGATCACCAGCGGCGGTTTCGGCGCGACCGTCGGCGGTCCCGTCGCCATGGGTTATGTACCGAGCGATCGCGCTGAACCGGGTCAGCGCTTGAGCGCCGTGGTGCGCGGCAAGACGCTGCCGATCGACGTAACGGCCATGCCGTTCGTACCGCATCGCTATCACAGAAATTGA
- the gcvH gene encoding glycine cleavage system protein GcvH, with product MADRLYTKDHEWVDIEDGIATVGITDYAQEQLGDVVFVELPDVGRNVVQHEEAAVVESVKAASEVYAPVSGEVTEVNSGLADDPSPVNSDAYGGGWFMRIKMADESDVDGMMDEEAYGEFVAELE from the coding sequence ATGGCTGACAGGCTTTACACAAAAGACCACGAGTGGGTCGATATCGAAGACGGTATCGCGACCGTCGGTATCACCGACTATGCCCAGGAACAGTTGGGCGATGTCGTGTTCGTCGAACTGCCGGATGTCGGCCGCAACGTGGTCCAGCACGAGGAAGCGGCGGTTGTTGAATCCGTCAAGGCCGCCAGCGAAGTCTACGCGCCGGTCTCCGGCGAAGTCACCGAGGTCAACAGCGGCCTGGCCGATGATCCCTCGCCGGTTAACTCCGACGCCTATGGCGGCGGCTGGTTCATGCGCATCAAGATGGCCGATGAAAGCGACGTCGATGGCATGATGGACGAAGAAGCCTATGGTGAGTTTGTGGCGGAGCTCGAGTAA
- the gcvPA gene encoding aminomethyl-transferring glycine dehydrogenase subunit GcvPA — protein sequence MRYLPLTDADRQAMLTTIGAESIADLYVDVPAGARLDAPIPLPDHQGELEVERALSAMADKNLHSAREPFFLGCGAYRHHIPATVDYLIQRGEFMTSYTPYQPEITQGTLQMLFEFQTMVAMLTGMEVANASMYDGASGTAEAVLMADRVTRRSRALLAGGLHPHYRHTVETYARYSGFEIVSQPPSHGGDEDLTDLIDETISCVVVQNPDVFGHVRDVSGLAKACHDVGALLVVVVTEVVSLGLVTPPGEMGADIVVCEGQSLGNPLGFGGPYVGLFAARAKHVRQMPGRLVGETKDAEGRRGWVLTLSTREQHIRREKATSNICTNSGLCALAFTIHLSLLGEAGLTRLARLNHEAAIRAADALAAIDGVELINQTFFNEFTLRLDKPSADVADGLAERGVLGGVPFSRFHPEDKDRANLLIVAVTETNTQDGIDAYAAALREVLA from the coding sequence ATGCGTTACCTGCCGCTGACGGATGCCGACCGCCAGGCCATGCTGACGACCATCGGTGCCGAAAGCATCGCCGACCTCTATGTCGATGTTCCCGCCGGGGCCCGACTCGATGCCCCGATTCCCTTGCCCGATCACCAAGGAGAGCTTGAGGTCGAGCGGGCGCTTTCGGCGATGGCCGACAAGAACCTGCACAGCGCCCGCGAACCGTTCTTCCTGGGCTGCGGCGCTTACCGTCATCACATACCGGCCACTGTTGATTATCTGATTCAGCGCGGCGAGTTCATGACCTCCTATACGCCCTATCAGCCGGAGATTACCCAGGGCACGCTGCAGATGTTGTTCGAGTTCCAGACCATGGTCGCCATGCTGACCGGTATGGAGGTTGCGAACGCGTCGATGTATGACGGCGCCAGCGGTACGGCCGAGGCAGTGTTGATGGCCGACCGTGTCACGCGCCGATCCCGTGCGCTCCTGGCAGGCGGACTCCATCCGCATTACCGCCACACGGTCGAGACCTATGCCCGCTACTCCGGTTTCGAGATCGTCAGCCAGCCGCCCTCTCATGGTGGCGATGAAGACCTGACCGACCTGATTGACGAGACGATCAGTTGCGTTGTCGTGCAGAACCCGGATGTGTTCGGTCACGTGCGCGACGTCTCGGGCCTGGCCAAGGCCTGCCACGATGTTGGCGCGCTGCTTGTCGTTGTCGTCACGGAGGTCGTGTCGCTTGGTCTGGTAACACCGCCGGGTGAGATGGGCGCCGACATCGTCGTATGCGAGGGTCAGTCGCTTGGCAATCCGCTCGGATTTGGCGGGCCTTATGTCGGGCTCTTCGCTGCGCGCGCCAAGCACGTCCGGCAGATGCCCGGCAGACTCGTCGGCGAGACGAAAGACGCCGAGGGCCGGCGTGGCTGGGTGTTGACGCTCTCTACGCGGGAGCAGCACATTCGCCGCGAGAAAGCGACGAGCAACATTTGCACCAATTCGGGCTTGTGTGCTCTGGCGTTCACCATTCACCTCTCGTTGTTGGGCGAAGCCGGTCTGACGCGGTTGGCGCGTTTGAATCACGAGGCCGCGATTCGTGCCGCCGACGCGCTGGCGGCTATTGATGGTGTCGAACTGATTAACCAGACCTTCTTCAACGAGTTCACGCTCAGGCTCGACAAACCCTCTGCCGATGTCGCCGATGGATTGGCCGAACGCGGCGTGCTCGGCGGTGTCCCGTTCAGCCGGTTTCATCCCGAAGATAAGGATCGCGCCAACCTGCTGATCGTCGCGGTCACGGAGACCAATACACAGGACGGCATCGATGCCTATGCGGCCGCCCTTCGGGAGGTGCTGGCATGA